AATTGTGGCTGGCTTGGCAGTGGTACTACTGCAAAATGTTATGACGCAAGCGGCACGGCGGCGCGTGCTGAAAATGGCCCACGAACAGGCCCCGGCGGCGTTATCCACCTTGGCGTCATCGCTTGAAGCGGGCGCAAGTTTGGAACACAGTCTTGCTGTTCTTTCTCGTGAAATTGGTGGACCATTGGGTGCCGAGTTTGAACGTTTAGTGGTAGAGGTGGAGTTAGGGGCCGATGTGCAGACTGCCATTGTGCAGATGGCTGAACGTCTGGGCAGCGACGATCTGCGGTGGTGGGCCTATGCGGTTGGTTTGCAGCGTCGGGTCGGTGGGCGACTGGCGCCCATTACCAGGAATTTGGCGGACATCATTCGGGAACGGGCCGAACTGCGACAAGAGATTCAAGTGCTTACCGCTGAGGGACGACTTTCGGCTGGCATCCTGGGAGGCTTACCAGTCGCCAT
The genomic region above belongs to Acidimicrobiia bacterium and contains:
- a CDS encoding type II secretion system F family protein; this translates as MAWLLVLAGVATLVSGFLQFRRHAVRSVAERISMPYSDDGYANGSVSRGTFHGAVAQLSPRGRGAESHEPKLNTGHVASIAVVAGVVALTVFVVVGQVILAIVAGLAVVLLQNVMTQAARRRVLKMAHEQAPAALSTLASSLEAGASLEHSLAVLSREIGGPLGAEFERLVVEVELGADVQTAIVQMAERLGSDDLRWWAYAVGLQRRVGGRLAPITRNLADIIRERAELRQEIQVLTAEGRLSAGILGGLPVAIFVVLQVMNPSYLQPFYQGWGVVWLALTAASVVLGVFIVLRMVQGTVEG